The Gillisia sp. Hel_I_86 genome has a segment encoding these proteins:
- the traM gene encoding conjugative transposon protein TraM: MKVEKNKIVFAAVLAVLFIFLISYSILIMGDDESENENLEQTLIPELEQDQKEYDSKLDAINDLKEVRETNAPSIYDEKMIDSLGFYNPDRPEMEKERIVDSIYAAGKIKYSDRSYEHLGEKRTALNKVQKIDSTELKMEQKIAVKELGLEHQLFFAANPKKNELSILGSTDEMIYAVVDGNQVVKTNSRLRMRLVQDAFINNKMVPKNTPVYGFISFQPNRALITIENIQHRPTNLKAFDLQDGSEGVYVENNFRAEATNEVMDDIIGDINIPSVPQVGGITKVLKRNNRNVKVTVLNNYQLLLKPKL, from the coding sequence ATGAAAGTAGAAAAAAATAAAATAGTATTTGCTGCCGTACTTGCCGTACTGTTCATTTTCCTGATATCCTATTCTATTTTAATAATGGGCGATGATGAAAGTGAAAACGAGAACCTTGAACAGACCTTGATACCTGAATTGGAACAGGACCAAAAGGAATATGATTCAAAACTGGATGCCATCAACGATCTAAAAGAAGTGAGGGAGACCAACGCACCGAGTATCTATGATGAAAAGATGATTGATTCGCTTGGCTTTTACAATCCGGATCGGCCCGAAATGGAAAAAGAGCGAATCGTTGACAGCATTTACGCTGCCGGAAAAATCAAGTATTCGGATAGATCCTATGAACATTTAGGCGAAAAAAGAACCGCTCTAAACAAAGTTCAGAAAATTGATTCCACGGAACTTAAAATGGAACAAAAGATTGCCGTCAAGGAACTGGGTCTGGAACATCAACTGTTCTTTGCAGCCAATCCCAAGAAAAATGAGCTGTCGATTTTGGGAAGTACGGACGAAATGATATATGCGGTTGTTGATGGAAACCAAGTGGTCAAGACCAATTCCCGGTTGCGGATGCGTTTGGTTCAAGATGCGTTCATTAACAATAAAATGGTGCCAAAAAATACACCTGTTTATGGGTTTATCAGTTTTCAGCCCAATCGCGCCTTGATTACCATTGAAAATATCCAACACCGTCCTACCAATTTAAAAGCCTTTGACCTCCAAGATGGCAGCGAGGGGGTTTATGTGGAAAACAATTTTCGTGCAGAAGCCACCAATGAGGTAATGGATGATATCATAGGTGATATCAATATTCCAAGTGTACCCCAAGTAGGCGGAATCACCAAAGTACTAAAGCGCAACAACCGAAACGTAAAGGTGACCGTTCTCAATAATTACCAGCTACTATTAAAGCCCAAACTATAA
- a CDS encoding DUF4138 domain-containing protein encodes MKNQLFISAFVLMSTFSKAQNTIVLDTIYANDQKNVALFFPEPIRQGITGSDNFVFTYNREKEQYLGLLQAKPGKESNLLVVNRDGSVFSYIIRYKERLSKLNYFIQMSNSIGNERPIANDLIKLINSEPKIANKEHYYKRFCSYLLDRKQRIGHLKKRKEGVALSVENIASDKDELYFVIEITNNSSLDYDLNFLNLSIETRQKGKKKSLQKLYQEPLFQYNVPSRIGKNETMRLVYVLPKFSLSSERKAVLDLNEKGGERNIELKLSHRYINNPN; translated from the coding sequence ATGAAAAATCAGCTATTTATTTCCGCCTTTGTCCTGATGTCTACTTTCAGTAAAGCTCAGAATACTATTGTATTGGATACCATTTATGCCAATGACCAAAAAAATGTCGCGCTATTCTTTCCTGAACCCATTCGCCAGGGCATAACCGGTTCGGATAATTTTGTTTTCACCTATAACAGGGAAAAAGAACAGTATTTGGGACTTTTGCAGGCAAAACCCGGAAAGGAAAGCAACCTGTTGGTGGTCAATAGGGATGGTTCGGTTTTCTCGTATATTATAAGATACAAGGAGCGGCTATCAAAGCTCAATTATTTTATCCAGATGTCAAATAGCATCGGGAATGAAAGACCGATAGCCAATGATTTGATAAAACTTATCAATTCTGAACCCAAGATTGCAAACAAAGAGCATTATTATAAAAGATTCTGTTCTTACCTTCTTGATAGAAAACAACGTATTGGTCACCTCAAAAAACGTAAGGAAGGCGTTGCTTTGAGTGTTGAAAATATTGCTTCTGATAAAGATGAACTCTATTTCGTAATCGAAATAACAAACAATTCCAGCTTGGATTACGATTTGAATTTCTTGAACCTCTCTATAGAAACGAGACAGAAAGGCAAAAAGAAATCATTACAGAAATTGTATCAAGAACCTTTGTTCCAATATAATGTGCCTTCCAGAATTGGTAAAAACGAAACCATGAGATTGGTGTATGTTTTGCCTAAATTTTCACTATCCAGTGAACGTAAGGCTGTTTTGGATCTGAATGAGAAGGGTGGTGAACGTAATATCGAATTGAAATTATCGCACCGATATATCAATAACCCAAATTAA
- a CDS encoding NmrA family NAD(P)-binding protein, producing the protein MKITITGSLGHIGEPLAKTLIENGHQLTIISSNPERKKSITAMGAKAIIGNLADVNLLIESFKGADSVFTMVPPNNYFDQDLDLIAYYKRLGEAYAKGILEANIKRVVNLSTIGGHLDKENGILRGAHNVEQTLNVLPSQVSITHMRPTSFYYNLYGYMETIKSDGTIYANYGSSPIPWVSPKDIAKAVAEELTNLDSKRTVRYVVSEELTGEETAQILGNAIGKPNLKWEIVSDEAIASSLKSIGMNPEIAKGLSEMYAALQSGHLAEDYIKNKPKIMGEVKLRDFAEEFNTVYENNR; encoded by the coding sequence ATGAAAATTACCATTACAGGTTCATTGGGGCACATAGGAGAACCATTGGCAAAAACTCTAATCGAAAACGGGCATCAGCTTACAATCATTAGCAGCAATCCAGAGCGCAAGAAATCCATAACAGCAATGGGTGCAAAAGCGATTATCGGCAATTTGGCGGATGTGAATCTACTAATTGAAAGTTTTAAAGGGGCTGATTCCGTATTTACAATGGTTCCCCCCAACAATTATTTTGATCAGGATCTGGACCTGATAGCCTACTACAAAAGACTGGGGGAAGCTTATGCAAAGGGTATTTTGGAAGCAAATATCAAACGGGTTGTCAACTTAAGTACGATCGGCGGTCATTTGGATAAAGAGAATGGGATTTTAAGAGGAGCCCATAATGTCGAGCAAACATTGAATGTATTGCCTTCCCAAGTTTCAATTACCCATATGCGTCCCACTTCATTCTATTACAATCTCTATGGTTATATGGAAACCATAAAATCGGACGGTACCATTTACGCCAACTACGGAAGCAGTCCCATTCCATGGGTATCACCCAAAGATATTGCAAAGGCGGTAGCAGAAGAGCTTACCAATTTGGATTCCAAAAGAACAGTTCGCTATGTGGTCAGTGAGGAACTTACAGGCGAAGAGACCGCACAGATTTTGGGAAATGCCATAGGAAAACCGAATCTGAAATGGGAAATAGTCAGTGACGAAGCCATTGCGAGCAGTCTTAAGTCCATAGGAATGAACCCTGAAATCGCCAAGGGACTCTCCGAAATGTATGCAGCGCTGCAATCAGGGCATTTGGCCGAGGATTATATAAAAAACAAACCCAAAATAATGGGAGAAGTCAAATTAAGGGATTTTGCCGAAGAGTTTAATACGGTATATGAAAATAACCGCTAA
- a CDS encoding helix-turn-helix domain-containing protein, whose amino-acid sequence MITKAPYRFHTISEYHSFRGLPAPEHPLVSVINFDDIDLNADDPERLVLGFYTIALKRHPDAKLKYGQQEYDFNEGVMLFMAPEQVFGVSTTTEEKPTGWMLMVHPDFFWNTSLATTIKQYEYFDYTVNEALFLSKKEEEAITNIFTIIRQEYHTNIDRYSHTIIIAQLELLLSYSERYYNRQFITRRIANHEIVTRLETLLNEFFGKESLIDTGIPTVQEVADRLHVSPKYLSSLLKSITGRSTQQHIQDKLIEKAKEKLSTTALSVSEIAFELGFEHPQSFSKLFKSKTKQSPSIFRARFESAN is encoded by the coding sequence ATGATTACCAAGGCACCCTATAGATTCCATACCATCAGTGAATATCATAGCTTCAGGGGATTACCGGCACCGGAACATCCCCTGGTCAGCGTGATCAATTTCGACGATATCGACCTAAACGCCGATGACCCAGAGCGTTTGGTTTTGGGATTTTATACCATTGCATTAAAACGACATCCGGATGCCAAATTAAAATACGGACAGCAAGAGTATGATTTCAATGAAGGTGTTATGCTCTTTATGGCTCCAGAGCAAGTATTTGGCGTGAGTACAACTACGGAAGAAAAACCAACGGGCTGGATGTTAATGGTACATCCTGATTTTTTTTGGAATACCTCATTGGCTACCACCATAAAACAATATGAATACTTTGACTATACTGTCAATGAAGCCTTGTTCCTTTCCAAAAAGGAAGAAGAAGCAATTACCAATATTTTCACGATTATCCGACAAGAGTACCATACCAATATCGATCGCTATAGCCATACTATTATTATTGCTCAATTGGAGCTGTTACTCTCCTATTCCGAGCGGTATTACAATAGGCAATTCATTACAAGACGTATTGCCAATCATGAGATTGTAACACGATTGGAGACGCTTTTAAACGAATTTTTCGGTAAAGAATCCCTTATTGACACGGGAATTCCGACGGTCCAGGAAGTAGCAGACCGATTGCATGTCTCCCCAAAGTATTTAAGCAGCCTTTTAAAAAGTATCACAGGGAGGTCCACCCAACAACATATTCAGGACAAACTCATCGAAAAGGCCAAGGAAAAGCTGTCCACTACCGCGTTGTCTGTTAGTGAGATAGCCTTTGAACTAGGTTTTGAACACCCACAGTCGTTTAGTAAACTGTTCAAGAGTAAGACCAAGCAATCGCCTTCCATCTTTCGTGCACGTTTTGAGTCTGCGAATTAG